A single Eremothecium sinecaudum strain ATCC 58844 chromosome VIII, complete sequence DNA region contains:
- the COQ11 gene encoding ubiquinone biosynthesis protein COQ11 (Syntenic homolog of Ashbya gossypii AGR291C; Syntenic homolog of Saccharomyces cerevisiae YLR290C), giving the protein MKRNLVVLGGNGFLGKRICQLALHSGKFSNITSLSRSGIPPANDEPWMDSINWERCDVLDPATYVDHLKEATDVVHSIGILLENPDYKANLRKGPLSLASNLFNMVLPLNKNPLKTDPKFTYDAINRYSASLLAETFAEMVDASGERRPTITYISADKGFPLIPSGYINSKRAAEVEIMRQESKIRPILLRPGFMFDESRNAEAGRAVIKSFLDILNCGNQLILRKNISFVNDLIRPVVSTQQVSRALLHFLEDENHAGVVSLESILEVKA; this is encoded by the coding sequence ATGAAGCGTAATCTGGTCGTTCTCGGTGGGAATGGATTCCTGGGTAAAAGGATATGTCAGCTAGCATTACATTCCGGAAAGTTTTCTAATATTACTTCTCTTTCTAGAAGTGGTATCCCTCCTGCTAATGATGAACCCTGGATGGACTCAATTAATTGGGAGAGATGTGATGTTCTTGACCCAGCAACCTACGTAGACCACTTGAAAGAAGCTACTGACGTAGTGCACTCAATTGGTATTTTGTTGGAAAACCCAGATTATAAAGCTAACCTTCGTAAGGGACCTTTAAGCCTAGCGTCTAATCTATTCAATATGGTGCTTCCACTCAATAAAAATCCGCTGAAGACAGATCCTAAGTTTACCTATGATGCAATTAATCGTTATAGTGCCTCTCTATTAGCAGAGACTTTTGCTGAAATGGTTGATGCCAGTGGGGAAAGGCGCCCTACAATAACGTACATTTCTGCTGATAAAGGATTTCCTCTAATCCCATCAGGATATATAAATTCCAAGCGTGCTGCTGAAGTTGAAATAATGAGACAGGAGTCCAAGATTAGACCAATTTTACTTCGTCCAGGGTTTATGTTTGATGAATCGCGCAACGCCGAAGCTGGAAGAGCAGTTATTAAGAGCTTTTTAGATATTTTGAATTGTGGTAACCAGTTGATACTTCGAAAGAATATCAGCTTTGTTAACGATCTGATTAGGCCTGTAGTTTCTACTCAACAGGTATCCAGAGCACTATTACATTTTTTAGAAGATGAAAACCATGCTGGCGTTGTTAGCCTAGAATCTATCCTTGAGGTTAAAGCATAG
- the SEC72 gene encoding Sec63 complex subunit SEC72 (Syntenic homolog of Ashbya gossypii AGR293C; Syntenic homolog of Saccharomyces cerevisiae YLR292C (SEC72)) has protein sequence MLKYDKNSNKLSFTDEVAETASKDLKVNLKQVNRLTESLIAESNPNFTPQPSPEAANMVKKLYEASLQQAQKQKLQEALRNINLSLEMRSKAHHPWEAFAFQLQELQMILRSITDFEISAERYIDALQHLEMLLSCGLVIPDLFIRMTEVLLKLRRYEEAKAACERGLALDSSNLRLKALLLESNRMLADYNGEI, from the coding sequence ATGTTAAAGTACGATAAGAACTCTAACAAGCTTTCATTTACGGATGAGGTGGCCGAAACGGCTTCTAAGGATCTGAAGGTGAACCTTAAGCAGGTTAATAGATTAACTGAATCTTTGATTGCGGAATCCAATCCAAACTTCACGCCACAGCCCTCCCCAGAGGCTGCAAACATGGTGAAGAAGCTATACGAGGCAAGTTTGCAGCAGGCGCAGAAACAAAAATTGCAGGAGGCTCTGCGGAATATCAACTTATCACTAGAAATGAGAAGCAAAGCGCACCACCCATGGGAGGCGTTTGCTTTCCAATTGCAGGAACTACAGATGATCTTACGTAGTATCACAGATTTTGAGATATCTGCAGAGCGCTATATTGACGCTCTCCAGCATTTGGAGATGCTTCTAAGCTGTGGTCTGGTTATCCCAGATCTGTTCATCAGAATGACAGAAGTTCTGTTGAAATTACGTCGTTACGAAGAAGCCAAAGCTGCTTGTGAGCGGGGTCTAGCTCTTGATAGCTCTAATTTACGCCTCAAGGCCCTATTGTTAGAAAGTAACCGCATGCTCGCGGATTATAATGGCGAAATTTAG
- the ATP14 gene encoding F1F0 ATP synthase subunit h (Syntenic homolog of Ashbya gossypii AGR295C; Syntenic homolog of Saccharomyces cerevisiae YLR295C (ATP14)), translated as MFAAVNKRLLARLTPSSARLFSASAARSNVIQDLYLKELKSVKVKPMTTEDAQGSVRPWSPPNKPQVPDFELNSSAADLNAYKEQEVETVVEENAEAANVEQGDWLVLDEAEQQEENHHGH; from the coding sequence ATGTTCGCAGCAGTTAACAAGAGACTGTTAGCCAGATTAACTCCATCCAGTGCAAGACTTTTTTCTGCGTCCGCTGCCAGATCTAATGTCATCCAAGATCTATACTTGAAAGAATTGAAAAGTGTTAAGGTCAAGCCAATGACAACTGAAGATGCTCAGGGATCTGTCAGGCCTTGGTCCCCTCCTAATAAACCTCAAGTTCCAGACTTTGAACTTAACAGTTCCGCTGCGGACTTGAATGCATACAAAGAGCAAGAGGTTGAAACGGTCGTTGAAGAAAACGCCGAAGCCGCTAACGTCGAACAAGGTGACTGGTTAGTTCTGGATGAGGCTGAGCAGCAAGAAGAAAACCATCATGGACACTGA
- the GCD7 gene encoding translation initiation factor eIF2B subunit beta (Syntenic homolog of Ashbya gossypii AGR292C; Syntenic homolog of Saccharomyces cerevisiae YLR291C (GCD7)), with translation MSSQDINVIVDSFIDRLKRRQISGTYNVSLETLQILMRYVSAIRWSTTDELIQQIRTLGNRLEKAQPYEFSSGNVIRRILAMVRDEVEEHVRANAPATSATANAPAESLISSMFNLLQMPVDPQSLQEKRHHHQSNQAKTDLRQVIIQGVKDLIDEIKNIDDGIQQIAIDLIHDREILLTPTPDSKTVLRFLLKAKERNNRHFTVLVTEGFPNNTKVAHEFAKKLAQHDIETTIIPDSAVFALMSRVGKVIIGAKTVFTNGGAISSTAGVSSTCECAREFKTPVFAVAGLYKLSPLYPFDIEKLVEIGGSQNVLPTTENNRIGNTMDTINPVADYIPPENIDIYITNIGGFAPSFIYRVVWDNYKQEDVDLVAVN, from the coding sequence ATGTCATCTCAGGATATTAATGTTATCGTGGACTCTTTCATAGACAGACTGAAAAGGAGGCAGATTAGTGGTACCTACAATGTGTCATTAGAAACATTACAAATCTTGATGAGATATGTGTCCGCAATTAGATGGTCAACAACTGATGAACTTATTCAACAAATTAGGACACTTGGAAATAGATTGGAAAAAGCTCAGCCTTATGAATTTAGCAGTGGGAACGTTATACGGCGGATCTTAGCCATGGTACGtgatgaagttgaagaGCATGTACGTGCTAATGCCCCTGCTACTAGTGCGACCGCTAATGCTCCAGCAGAATCGTTAATATCTTCTATGTTCAACTTGCTTCAAATGCCAGTTGATCCGCAGTCGCTGCAGGAAAAGCGGCACCACCACCAGTCTAACCAGGCGAAGACAGATTTGCGTCAAGTTATTATACAAGGCGTTAAGGACTTGATAGATGAGATCAAGAATATTGATGATGGGATCCAACAAATAGCAATTGATCTTATTCATGACCGTGAGATTCTGTTGACACCCACCCCGGACTCAAAGACTGTTCTTAGATTTCTACTGAAAGCCAAAGAGCGCAACAACAGACATTTTACTGTTCTTGTTACAGAAGGCTTTCCCAACAATACCAAAGTGGCACACGAGTTTGCCAAAAAGCTTGCACAACACGATATAGAGACTACAATTATTCCAGACAGTGCTGTCTTTGCGTTGATGTCACGTGTAGGTAAAGTTATTATTGGCGCTAAGACCGTATTTACCAATGGTGGGGCGATTTCTTCCACCGCAGGTGTATCATCTACATGCGAGTGCGCTCGTGAATTCAAAACGCCGGTGTTTGCTGTAGCTGGTTTGTACAAACTGTCCCCGCTATATCCATTCGATATCGAAAAGCTCGTGGAAATTGGTGGTTCTCAAAATGTTTTACCTACTACCGAAAACAACAGAATTGGTAACACTATGGATACCATCAACCCGGTGGCGGACTATATACCTCCAGAGAACATTGATATTTATATTACCAATATTGGTGGGTTTGCACCAAGTTTCATATACCGTGTTGTCTGGGATAACTACAAGCAAGAGGATGTTGATCTTGTTGCTGTAAATTGA
- the YHC1 gene encoding Yhc1p (Syntenic homolog of Ashbya gossypii AAR142C; Syntenic homolog of Saccharomyces cerevisiae YLR298C (YHC1)) yields MARYYCDYCHSYLTHDTLSVRKSHLIGKNHIRLTADYYYNKANQQRIPFLFPKTKRPRRKLRNNVEATADTAKEASAARLHCETNKTKRQRRKIRQVEPTATPLKQIYANSPGFNKVFTSECRLDVGDVIKVSRLPQRANQKPGASTSLSTPVAANTTASAGRAELYKPRYNDSGSGTGLPPPLALTMWGNTITNNSIVYHTKDTLQRTAAKVKASLAAGTRSDYSQRFSHTHQR; encoded by the coding sequence ATGGCAAGATACTATTGTGATTACTGTCACTCGTATCTAACGCACGATACACTAAGTGTGCGTAAGTCGCATTTAATTGGTAAGAACCATATTCGACTCACAGCAGACTACTACTATAACAAGGCCAACCAGCAGCGCATACCTTTTCTGTTCCCCAAGACAAAGAGGCCTCGACGTAAATTACGGAATAATGTTGAAGCGACAGCAGATACTGCAAAAGAAGCTTCTGCAGCTAGATTACATTGTGAGACAAATAAAACTAAACGCCAGCGTCGCAAAATACGCCAGGTCGAACCTACAGCGACACCTTTAAAACAGATTTACGCCAATTCCCCGGGATTTAACAAGGTTTTCACATCAGAATGCAGGCTAGATGTCGGTGACGTTATTAAAGTAAGCAGGCTGCCGCAGCGTGCAAACCAGAAGCCAGGAGCCTCTACCTCTTTATCAACACCTGTAGCTGCTAATACAACTGCATCTGCTGGACGCGCAGAGCTTTATAAACCCCGGTACAACGATAGCGGTTCGGGAACAGGATTGCCGCCGCCTCTTGCACTCACCATGTGGGGGAATACAATTACCAACAACAGCATAGTTTATCACACTAAGGATACACTGCAAAGAACAGCCGCTAAAGTTAAGGCCTCTTTAGCTGCTGGAACCCGCTCAGACTACTCTCAACGCTTCTCGCATACACACCAACGCTAG
- a CDS encoding HHR125Cp (Syntenic homolog of Ashbya gossypii AGR294C-A; Syntenic homolog of Ashbya gossypii NOHBY749; No homolog in Saccharomyces cerevisiae; Syntenic homolog of Kluyveromyces lactis KLLA0C05148g), producing MKYERLEDAATFINERLRRAGYLRDIETICVHGAPESPLLADTAAGLVTEAQIANDKLVINTLNKLLNGIEALQKQLLAQEGRIKQLQRERPRSRDTSPSATKSHSRPSASPTPVPPIAITAQPAPALNRPQSRSIRKPIIDRAAQAQLRKYRLFIHHLRSQLRTSSRNTRPQDLTWHQVALPDVKKRPIPPVTTDLSKSLCSLTKQHAASQAALKDAKTFIEDANRYVYTRFVLDLRPSPPQSPHTSRDPALAELFRDWHEIRRILVT from the coding sequence ATGAAGTATGAGAGGCTTGAGGATGCTGCGACATTTATCAATGAGCGGCTAAGGCGTGCAGGCTATTTACGAGACATAGAGACAATATGTGTTCACGGGGCGCCAGAGTCCCCTCTGCTCGCCGATACCGCCGCAGGACTGGTCACTGAGGCTCAGATAGCAAATGATAAACTCGTCATAAACACTCTGAACAAGCTGTTAAATGGGATTGAAGCCTTACAGAAGCAGCTGCTAGCCCAGGAAGGCCGCATAAAGCAGCTACAGCGAGAGCGCCCGCGATCACGTGACACAAGCCCGTCCGCAACGAAATCGCATTCCCGCCCGTCCGCATCGCCAACACCTGTTCCGCCGATTGCAATCACTGCGCAACCAGCTCCCGCCCTCAATCGGCCTCAATCGCGCTCCATTCGCAAGCCCATTATCGACCGTGCCGCCCAAGCCCAACTCCGCAAGTACCGCCTCTTCATCCACCATCTGCGGTCACAACTCAGGACTTCGTCACGCAACACTCGCCCGCAGGATCTCACTTGGCACCAGGTCGCGCTTCCGGACGTCAAAAAACGCCCAATTCCTCCTGTCACAACAGACCTCTCAAAGTCCCTATGTTCTCTTACAAAACAGCACGCGGCATCCCAGGCAGCCCTTAAAGACGCAAAGACCTTCATCGAGGACGCAAACCGCTACGTCTACACACGCTTCGTCCTCGACCTACGTCCCTCGCCGCCCCAGTCCCCTCATACATCACGTGATCCTGCTCTTGCCGAGCTCTTCCGTGACTGGCACGAAATACGGCGGATTCTGGTCACGTGA
- the TUF1 gene encoding translation elongation factor Tu (Syntenic homolog of Ashbya gossypii AAR143W; Syntenic homolog of Saccharomyces cerevisiae YOR187W (TUF1)): MSFLVPKLSTKLLARPAVSGTLRTFASTPFRSYAAAFNRSKPHVNIGTIGHVDHGKTTLTAAITKTLSSRGGANFLDYASIDKAPEERARGITISTAHVEYETDKRHYSHVDCPGHADYIKNMITGAAQMDGAIIVVAATDGQMPQTREHLLLARQVGVQHIVVFVNKVDTIDDPEMLELVEMEMRELLNQYGFDGDNTPVIMGSALCALEGRQPEIGEQAIMKLLDSVDEYIPTPSRDLEKPFLMPVEDIFSISGRGTVVTGRVERGNLSKGEEIEIVGHNSTPFKTTVTGIEMFKKELDKAMAGDNAGILLRGVRRDQIKRGMVLAKPGTVKAHTKILASLYILSKEEGGRHSSFGENYRPQLYVRTADVSVVLKFPDTVADHSQVVMPGDNVEMVCELFHPTPLEPGQRFNIREGGKTVGTGLVTRILE, encoded by the coding sequence ATGTCCTTTCTGGTTCCAAAATTATCCACAAAATTGTTGGCCAGACCAGCAGTGTCTGGCACTTTAAGAACTTTTGCTTCCACTCCTTTTAGGAGCTACGCAGCTGCTTTTAACCGTTCCAAACCCCATGTTAACATTGGTACAATCGGTCATGTCGATCATGGTAAAACTACTCTTACCGCTGCTATTACAAAAACCTTGTCTTCCAGAGGTGGTGCTAATTTCTTAGATTATGCATCTATTGACAAGGCCCCTGAAGAGAGAGCTAGAGGTATCACTATCTCTACTGCACATGTCGAATACGAAACTGACAAAAGACATTATTCTCATGTTGACTGTCCAGGTCACGCGGACTACATTAAAAATATGATTACAGGTGCAGCCCAAATGGATGGTGCAATCATTGTTGTTGCAGCTACTGATGGTCAAATGCCTCAAACCAGAGAACATTTGTTGTTAGCCAGACAAGTTGGTGTTCAACACATTGTTGTTTTCGTTAACAAGGTTGACACTATAGACGATCCTGAAATGTTGGAATTGGTTGAAATGGAAATGAGAGAACTATTGAACCAATACGGTTTCGATGGTGACAACACTCCTGTTATTATGGGTTCTGCTTTGTGTGCCTTGGAAGGTAGACAACCTGAAATCGGTGAACAAGCTATTATGAAGTTACTAGACTCTGTAGACGAATACATTCCAACCCCATCTCGTGATTTAGAAAAGCCATTTTTGATGCCTGTTGAAGATATCTTTTCCATTTCTGGTAGAGGAACTGTTGTTACTGGTCGTGTTGAAAGAGGTAACTTAAGCAAGGGTGAAGAAATCGAAATCGTTGGTCACAACTCTACCCCATTCAAGACTACTGTTACCGGTATTGAAATGTTCAAGAAGGAATTAGACAAGGCTATGGCTGGTGATAACGCTGGTATCTTGTTGAGAGGTGTCAGAAGGGACCAAATCAAGAGAGGTATGGTTTTGGCTAAGCCAGGTACCGTTAAGGCCCACACCAAGATTTTGgcttccttgtatattTTGAGCAAAGAAGAAGGTGGTAGACACTCTAGCTTTGGTGAAAACTACAGGCCTCAGCTCTATGTCCGTACCGCTGATGTTTCCGTTGTTTTGAAATTCCCAGACACCGTTGCAGACCACTCCCAAGTTGTCATGCCAGGTGACAACGTTGAGATGGTATGTGAATTGTTCCACCCAACCCCATTAGAACCTGGTCAACGTTTCAACATTAGAGAAGGTGGTAAGACTGTTGGTACCGGTTTGGTTACCAGAATTTTGGAATAA
- the GSP1 gene encoding Ran GTPase GSP1 (Syntenic homolog of Ashbya gossypii AGR294C; Syntenic homolog of Saccharomyces cerevisiae YOR185C (GSP2) and YLR293C (GSP1)), whose translation MSTEVPTFKLVLVGDGGTGKTTFVKRHLTGEFEKKYIATIGVEVHPLAFYTNFGEIKFDVWDTAGQEKFGGLRDGYYINAQCGIIMFDVTSRITYKNVPNWHRDLVRVCENIPIVLCGNKVDVKERKVKAKTITFHRKKNLQYYDISAKSNYNFEKPFLWLARKLAGNPQLDFVASPALAPPEVQVDEQLMQQYQQEMERATGLPLPDEDDADL comes from the coding sequence ATGTCTACTGAAGTCCCTACTTTCAAATTGGTTTTGGTCGGTGATGGTGGTACCGGTAAAACTACTTTTGTTAAGAGACATTTAACTGGtgaatttgaaaagaagTACATTGCAACTATTGGTGTTGAGGTTCATCCATTGGCTTTCTACACCAACTTTGGTGAAATCAAGTTTGACGTGTGGGATACTGCTGGTCAAGAAAAATTTGGTGGTCTAAGAGATGGTTACTACATTAACGCTCAGTGTGGTATCATCATGTTTGACGTTACATCAAGAATTACTTACAAGAACGTTCCAAACTGGCATAGAGATTTGGTCCGTGTTTGTGAAAACATTCCAATTGTGTTGTGTGGTAACAAGGTTGATGTTAAAGAGCGTAAGGTTAAGGCCAAGACTATTACTTTCCACAGAAAGAAGAATTTACAATACTACGATATTTCCGCCAAGTCTAACTATAACTTCGAGAAGCCATTTTTGTGGTTAGCCAGGAAGTTAGCAGGTAACCCACAGTTGGACTTTGTTGCTTCCCCAGCTTTGGCGCCTCCAGAGGTTCAAGTTGATGAGCAATTGATGCAACAATATCAACAAGAGATGGAAAGAGCTACAGGGTTGCCCTTACCTGACGAAGATGATGCGGATTTGTAA
- the ECM38 gene encoding gamma-glutamyltransferase (Syntenic homolog of Ashbya gossypii AAR144W; Syntenic homolog of Saccharomyces cerevisiae YLR299W (ECM38)): MFLFVRKGSGGTAYHSMSLTKMILPLALILSRFCAFCAGKAHLQSHTSVLDHGIEIGPLNRTASITPELQHLKVGQNGAISSDLELCNRMGVHDILLGIPGSNAADAAITVALCIGMVNFFNSGIGGGGYAVYVDGEKSERNLAFDFRETAPELAHKNMFSKDPKSSKYGGLSVAVPGELAGLYELYKRRGSGVAKWSQLLLPVVELGRGGWSVGTALGASLKKYESYFKEHKQDWAFVLHPDENRVLDVGEWITRPALANTLEVVARSGNASVFYDPSSELVRSMVNTIQSTNGIITEADFAKYKVEISAPLSTKIRRGLKHLPNNDLTVYTIGGSSSGAALLSALKIMDHFDGADGGDSSPEQLYLLVESMKWMASARSRLGDINGGSKSSPQVRDILGQNWIKYAVSLIKGGRDGDTFSTMANWTDYLPAYEPNTPGGTTHISIVDYNGNAVSLTATVNLLFGSLVHDSSTGIVFNNEMDDFSQPGKSNTFGISPSIYNFPEPHKRPLSSTAPTIICNELGLPDMIIGAAGGSRIVTAILQTIIRSYWYNMPLLQAISFPRIHHQLLPEQLEIESFSMLGDQAIQSLRSMGHKTLETSPHSVVNGIRSWHGQWHAVSDYWRKRGVSVAY; encoded by the coding sequence ATGTTTCTATTTGTAAGAAAAGGGAGTGGTGGTACTGCTTACCATAGTATGTCTTTAACAAAGATGATTCTACCACTAGCGCTAATCCTATCGCGGTTTTGCGCATTCTGCGCAGGAAAAGCCCATTTGCAATCACATACCTCTGTACTAGACCATGGTATTGAAATTGGACCATTAAATAGAACGGCATCGATAACCCCAGAATTGCAACACTTAAAAGTCGGTCAAAATGGAGCGATCTCGAGCGATCTCGAGCTATGTAACCGAATGGGTGTGCATGATATATTACTTGGAATTCCAGGATCCAATGCTGCGGATGCAGCTATAACGGTAGCTCTTTGTATCGGCATGGttaatttctttaataGCGGTATTGGAGGTGGTGGTTATGCAGTCTATGTTGATGGTGAAAAATCAGAAAGGAATCTAGCTTTTGACTTTCGTGAAACTGCTCCTGAGTTGGCTCATAAGAACATGTTTTCGAAGGATCCCAAATCTTCTAAGTATGGTGGCTTGTCTGTTGCTGTGCCCGGAGAATTAGCTGGTCTATATGAATTATACAAGAGACGAGGCAGCGGTGTAGCCAAATGGTCACAACTTCTCCTACCAGTAGTAGAGTTAGGTAGAGGTGGATGGAGTGTTGGAACAGCATTGGGTGCGTCATTGAAAAAGTACGAGAGCTACTTTAAAGAACATAAGCAGGACTGGGCTTTTGTTCTCCATCCAGACGAAAATAGAGTCCTAGACGTGGGTGAGTGGATTACGAGACCGGCCTTAGCTAATACTTTAGAGGTCGTTGCTAGAAGCGGCAATGCCTCGGTTTTCTACGACCCAAGTTCTGAACTAGTTCGTAGTATGGTCAATACAATCCAAAGCACAAATGGTATAATAACGGAAGCAGACTTTGCAAAATATAAGGTTGAAATCTCTGCACCATTATCAACAAAAATTAGAAGAGGTTTAAAGCATCTGCCAAACAATGACCTAACCGTTTATACCATAGGTGGTTCCAGTTCTGGTGCCGCATTGCTCTCTGCTTTAAAAATAATGGACCATTTCGACGGCGCCGATGGAGGTGACAGCTCCCCGGAGCAGCTATACTTATTAGTGGAATCTATGAAATGGATGGCAAGTGCCAGAAGTAGGCTAGGTGATATTAACGGCGGCTCAAAGTCTTCTCCGCAAGTAAGGGACATCCTAGGCCAAAACTGGATTAAATATGCAGTTTCTCTGATTAAAGGCGGCCGCGATGGTGATACCTTCAGTACTATGGCAAATTGGACTGACTACTTACCTGCTTACGAACCTAACACTCCTGGAGGCACAACTCACATCTCAATTGTTGATTACAACGGAAATGCGGTTTCCTTGACCGCAACGGTCAACCTTTTGTTCGGCTCCTTAGTCCACGACTCAAGTACTGGAATCGTTTTCAATAACGAAATGGACGACTTCAGCCAGCCAGGTAAGTCAAATACGTTTGGTATTTCCCCATCCATCTACAACTTCCCTGAACCTCATAAACGCCCATTATCGTCGACTGCACCCACCATCATATGCAACGAGTTAGGCCTCCCTGACATGATCATAGGTGCTGCCGGAGGCTCAAGAATAGTCACTGCTATCCTACAAACTATTATAAGGTCCTACTGGTATAATATGCCTTTATTACAAGCTATCTCATTCCCAAGAATTCATCACCAATTGTTACCAGAGCAGCTAGAAATTGAAAGTTTCTCCATGCTAGGAGACCAAGCAATCCAATCTCTTCGTAGTATGGGCCATAAAACTCTAGAAACAAGTCCACATAGTGTTGTCAACGGCATTAGGAGCTGGCATGGACAATGGCATGCCGTAAGTGATTACTGGAGAAAGCGTGGTGTGTCGGTTGCATACTAA